One genomic window of Indioceanicola profundi includes the following:
- a CDS encoding PAS domain S-box protein, with product MRTGPDKDGLRPGRAVWLPLAAALAGLLVTLAAWQALLADQREAAARAAWAELGTATRIVAASLGERLEALRRMALRWERHGDRTRAEFDLEAEVLRESYPSFRVVGWVGPDLRAQWVYPRDGNEAALNFDATTDPVRVAAYERAGMHGRAFTQPVELAVGGQGVLGIVPIRDGQDEQGFTFAAIDLRRLFERELQEVAVGHSLSVTADGIAAISIPGPEEGGVIAREFRLGGVRWQVVMGSPAPDTTLPHLMLVLGTALSLMLGVALRGRVLAGEAAAGARSAAAALARSEAQHRAIVTTAVDAIVVIDQQGIVRSFNPAAERLFGYSAAEVVGQSVTMLMPEKDAATHSGHLERYARHGEKRIIGIGRELEGRRKDGTTFPFEISVAEWNADGERFYTGLMRDVAERKHAEAALRDSEARYRALFDTVPVGLLLHDIETLAPKEFNDRAAAMAGYGREDFARLTPLDYDLNLTPELLERRKAAITAGQEAELFETRWRTRDGAVREVAIRAKLVEIGGKRYIYAACIDITDRKAAERAAADAARFLQSVIDGAIDPIFAKDLDGRYMLVNKCTAQFFKTDPLAVIGRRDADLLPPDVAAAVTAVDRSVVESGEPVLMEEEVRDGDGAHVFLSAKTPLRDADGRIIGVIGVSRDITDRKRAEEEVRSLAADLEQRVEQRTRQLADANAELEGFAHNVAHDLRAPLRSMRGFSQALVEDYGEALDETARDYLARIGDSASRMDMLIQDLLAYARISREELTLVPVFTGQAVAEALRQLDAFIRESGARITVDDPLPMVVAHRGVLVQVLANLISNAVKFVPLGRQPEVRIRAEDGPRVRLWVEDNGIGIAPEHQARIFQVFQRLHGMTEYPGTGIGLAIVRRGVERMGGEAGVESQPGGGSRFWVELAGGNDDGQG from the coding sequence ATGAGGACAGGACCGGACAAGGACGGATTACGTCCCGGACGGGCGGTATGGCTTCCGCTGGCGGCGGCTCTCGCCGGGCTGTTGGTCACGCTGGCGGCCTGGCAGGCCCTGTTGGCGGACCAGCGTGAAGCCGCCGCCCGCGCGGCCTGGGCTGAGTTGGGAACTGCGACGCGCATCGTGGCGGCCAGCCTGGGCGAACGTCTCGAGGCGCTGCGCCGCATGGCGCTTCGTTGGGAACGGCATGGCGACCGCACCAGGGCCGAATTCGACTTGGAAGCCGAAGTGCTTCGGGAGAGCTATCCCAGCTTCCGGGTGGTCGGATGGGTAGGGCCGGATCTCCGGGCCCAATGGGTGTATCCCCGGGACGGAAACGAGGCCGCATTGAACTTCGATGCCACGACCGATCCGGTCCGCGTCGCGGCTTACGAAAGGGCCGGCATGCATGGCCGCGCTTTCACCCAGCCGGTGGAGCTGGCGGTCGGCGGGCAGGGTGTCCTGGGCATCGTTCCCATCCGCGACGGACAGGATGAGCAGGGCTTTACTTTTGCGGCCATCGACCTGCGCCGGCTGTTCGAACGCGAGCTGCAGGAAGTCGCGGTCGGCCATTCGCTATCGGTCACCGCGGACGGCATCGCGGCAATCTCCATTCCCGGCCCCGAAGAGGGCGGGGTGATTGCCCGGGAGTTCCGGCTGGGCGGCGTGCGCTGGCAGGTCGTCATGGGATCTCCCGCTCCGGACACCACGCTTCCCCATCTGATGCTTGTGCTGGGAACCGCCCTGTCCTTGATGCTGGGAGTTGCCCTGCGTGGGCGCGTCCTGGCCGGAGAGGCGGCGGCCGGCGCGCGATCCGCGGCGGCGGCCCTGGCCCGTAGCGAGGCGCAGCACCGTGCCATCGTGACCACCGCAGTCGATGCCATCGTGGTCATCGACCAGCAGGGAATCGTGCGCTCCTTCAACCCGGCCGCTGAACGTCTGTTCGGCTATTCCGCCGCGGAGGTGGTGGGACAATCGGTCACGATGTTGATGCCGGAAAAGGACGCCGCAACCCATTCAGGGCATCTGGAGCGCTATGCCCGCCATGGCGAGAAGCGAATCATCGGCATCGGCCGGGAGCTTGAGGGACGACGCAAGGACGGAACGACATTTCCCTTTGAAATATCCGTAGCCGAATGGAACGCGGACGGAGAGCGCTTCTATACCGGCCTGATGCGCGACGTGGCGGAACGGAAACACGCCGAAGCTGCGCTCCGGGACAGCGAGGCGCGGTACAGGGCGCTGTTCGACACGGTGCCGGTCGGCCTGCTGCTGCACGATATCGAGACCCTGGCCCCGAAGGAATTCAACGACCGCGCCGCCGCCATGGCCGGCTACGGGCGGGAGGATTTCGCCCGGCTGACCCCGCTCGACTACGACCTGAACCTCACGCCCGAACTGTTGGAAAGGCGGAAGGCGGCCATCACCGCTGGACAAGAGGCGGAACTGTTCGAGACGCGGTGGCGGACACGGGACGGAGCCGTGCGGGAGGTCGCCATACGGGCCAAGCTCGTCGAAATCGGCGGCAAGCGCTACATCTATGCCGCCTGTATCGACATCACCGACCGCAAGGCGGCGGAGCGGGCGGCGGCGGATGCGGCCCGCTTCCTCCAGTCGGTGATCGACGGAGCCATCGATCCCATTTTCGCCAAGGACCTGGATGGCCGCTACATGCTGGTCAACAAGTGCACGGCGCAGTTCTTCAAGACCGATCCGCTCGCCGTGATCGGGCGCCGCGATGCCGACCTCCTTCCGCCCGACGTGGCCGCCGCGGTCACCGCTGTGGACCGGAGCGTGGTGGAAAGCGGGGAACCGGTGTTGATGGAGGAGGAGGTGCGGGACGGGGACGGCGCGCATGTGTTCCTGTCGGCGAAGACGCCGCTACGGGATGCGGATGGCCGGATCATCGGCGTGATCGGCGTGTCCCGCGACATCACCGACCGCAAGCGGGCGGAAGAAGAGGTGCGGAGTCTGGCGGCGGACCTGGAGCAACGGGTGGAGCAGCGCACCCGCCAGCTTGCCGACGCCAACGCCGAACTGGAGGGCTTCGCCCACAACGTCGCCCACGACCTCCGCGCGCCCTTGCGCAGCATGCGGGGCTTCAGTCAGGCCCTGGTCGAGGATTACGGGGAGGCCCTGGACGAGACTGCGCGAGATTATCTGGCCCGCATCGGCGACAGCGCCTCCCGCATGGACATGCTGATCCAGGATCTGCTGGCCTATGCCAGGATCAGCCGCGAGGAGCTGACCCTTGTTCCGGTCTTCACGGGACAGGCGGTGGCAGAGGCGCTGCGCCAGTTGGACGCTTTCATCAGGGAATCGGGCGCGCGGATCACGGTGGACGACCCCCTGCCCATGGTCGTGGCGCATCGCGGCGTGCTGGTGCAGGTGCTGGCGAACCTGATCTCCAACGCCGTGAAGTTCGTGCCCCTGGGCCGGCAGCCGGAGGTCCGTATCCGGGCCGAGGACGGGCCGCGGGTCCGGCTGTGGGTGGAGGATAACGGGATCGGAATCGCGCCGGAGCATCAGGCGCGCATCTTCCAGGTTTTCCAGCGCCTGCATGGCATGACCGAATATCCGGGAACCGGCATCGGCCTCGCCATCGTGCGGCGCGGGGTGGAACGCATGGGCGGGGAGGCCGGCGTGGAATCGCAGCCCGGCGGCGGCAGCCGCTTCTGGGTTGAACTTGCGGGAGGGAATGATGACGGACAGGGTTGA
- a CDS encoding sensor histidine kinase, giving the protein MDILLVDDNPDDRALVRRGVQQSIGDVRIREAGTAAELDSALAATEPDVAVIDYSLGWADGLEVFRRIRRVHPDCGVVMFTGSLGEEGAVDVLRAGIDDYFLKDPSRVPRLVAALEGLARRVEDRRARRRAEARNVALRRAATVGMITCRPDGAMTAANPAALRMLGLDEDGGAGAANLLDMLSAPALRDLWSGQGGVAIKGLEVAFGEDRAALLDAHSAPGADGEVECVLTEVTALRNAVRRSETLLREVYHRVYNNLQVMDALLLLQAGKHSDPAVKEGFHDVSQRLRTLALVQQRLHRGDDFEGIDVAAYLRDLADAAAAVRVRPEVVVTVESAPELSLPIDTAIPLGLLATELVTNAYKHAFPEGRAGHIRIFAARTEEGGFTLTVADDGIGAPADIYQARKGAGIGARVVPQLAAQVRATLTVSVGAGTTVRVDVPPSGESA; this is encoded by the coding sequence GTGGACATCCTGCTTGTCGATGACAACCCGGATGACCGAGCGCTGGTGCGTCGCGGGGTGCAGCAGTCCATTGGCGACGTCCGCATCCGTGAGGCCGGGACGGCTGCCGAGCTGGACAGCGCGCTCGCCGCCACGGAACCGGATGTCGCGGTGATCGACTATTCGCTGGGCTGGGCCGACGGGCTGGAGGTGTTCCGCCGTATCCGCAGGGTGCATCCCGACTGCGGCGTCGTCATGTTCACCGGCTCCTTGGGAGAGGAGGGGGCGGTGGACGTGCTGCGAGCCGGGATAGATGACTATTTCCTCAAGGACCCCTCGCGCGTGCCGCGCCTCGTGGCGGCGCTGGAGGGGCTGGCCCGCCGGGTGGAGGATCGGAGAGCGCGCCGGCGGGCCGAGGCGCGCAACGTGGCGCTCCGCCGTGCCGCCACGGTCGGCATGATCACCTGCCGTCCCGACGGGGCCATGACGGCGGCCAATCCCGCGGCCCTGCGGATGCTCGGCCTGGACGAGGATGGCGGCGCCGGCGCCGCGAATCTTCTGGACATGCTCTCCGCGCCGGCGTTGCGCGATCTCTGGTCCGGACAGGGGGGCGTCGCGATCAAGGGGCTGGAAGTCGCCTTCGGAGAGGACCGCGCCGCCCTGCTGGACGCTCATTCCGCGCCTGGAGCCGACGGAGAGGTGGAGTGCGTGCTGACGGAAGTGACGGCGCTGAGGAATGCGGTCCGCCGGTCGGAGACCCTGCTGAGGGAGGTGTACCACCGCGTCTACAACAACCTGCAGGTCATGGACGCGCTGCTTCTCCTCCAGGCCGGCAAGCATTCCGATCCGGCGGTGAAGGAGGGCTTCCACGATGTGAGCCAGCGGCTGCGGACCCTGGCGCTGGTCCAGCAGCGCCTGCACAGGGGCGACGATTTCGAAGGAATCGACGTGGCCGCTTATCTGCGCGACCTTGCGGACGCCGCGGCCGCCGTGCGCGTGCGGCCGGAGGTCGTGGTCACCGTGGAAAGCGCGCCCGAACTCAGCCTGCCCATTGATACCGCCATACCGCTCGGCCTACTGGCCACCGAACTGGTCACCAACGCCTACAAGCATGCCTTTCCGGAAGGCCGCGCCGGACATATCCGGATTTTCGCCGCCAGGACGGAGGAGGGCGGATTTACGCTGACGGTGGCGGATGACGGGATCGGCGCGCCGGCGGACATCTACCAGGCCCGGAAAGGGGCTGGAATCGGGGCCCGGGTGGTGCCGCAACTGGCGGCCCAGGTCAGGGCCACGCTCACCGTCTCGGTCGGTGCGGGAACCACCGTCCGCGTGGATGTGCCGCCGAGCGGCGAGTCTGCATGA
- a CDS encoding response regulator: MHAPACVLLVEDEALIAMQLSMLLEDAGISVCGVAAAAAQAMDLAAKAQPRAAVVDIRLGPGPDGIEVARHLQDLYRCRIIFVSGSGERETVDRARTIEGSVFMQKPVDPDALIRRLKELFAA; this comes from the coding sequence GTGCATGCGCCCGCATGCGTTCTCCTGGTCGAGGATGAGGCACTGATCGCCATGCAGCTGTCCATGCTGCTGGAGGATGCGGGCATTTCCGTCTGCGGCGTTGCCGCCGCCGCAGCCCAGGCGATGGATCTGGCCGCAAAAGCGCAGCCGCGGGCGGCGGTCGTCGATATCCGCCTGGGCCCGGGGCCGGACGGGATCGAGGTGGCCCGGCATCTTCAGGACCTGTACCGGTGCAGGATCATCTTCGTCTCGGGCTCGGGGGAGCGGGAGACAGTGGACCGCGCCCGGACCATCGAAGGATCGGTCTTCATGCAGAAGCCGGTGGACCCGGATGCCCTGATCCGCCGCCTGAAGGAACTCTTTGCCGCTTGA
- a CDS encoding YeeE/YedE thiosulfate transporter family protein: MSALYIKFLLSIPLAFLLGFAAQKGSICAVRVVEDLLRGRFRQLVAVLCCSLWVLGVTVPLAWIVPGSTLAIAMPVTLSMVVGGIAFGIGAVVNGGCAISTLTRCAAGDVSRAFTVLGMALGLILLGVAGGSLDPDSSTGRLSPLASPSPPAWVLIGGAVLTAGAVLLRTRRDCGWRNLLRQRSWDPVVATTLIGLSGGTLYALHGPWMYTSLLPHALNQSVSPDGVPVWEMLVLLAAVMAGAAWAAFLSGRSRLRISVGQAGRCMFGGGLMGVGGALSIGGNDVMVLHTIPALAPSGIAGLAAIFLGSLAAILANRAYRRLLAR; the protein is encoded by the coding sequence ATGTCAGCTCTTTATATCAAGTTCCTGCTATCCATTCCCCTCGCCTTTCTGCTCGGCTTCGCGGCCCAGAAGGGGAGCATCTGCGCGGTGCGGGTCGTCGAGGACCTGCTCCGGGGCCGCTTCCGCCAGCTCGTCGCCGTGCTGTGCTGCTCGCTCTGGGTGCTCGGGGTTACGGTGCCGCTGGCCTGGATCGTACCGGGCAGCACGCTCGCCATCGCGATGCCGGTGACGCTGTCGATGGTCGTGGGCGGCATCGCCTTCGGGATCGGGGCCGTCGTGAACGGCGGATGCGCCATCAGCACCCTTACCCGTTGTGCGGCCGGGGATGTCTCCCGCGCCTTCACGGTGCTGGGCATGGCCCTGGGCCTGATCCTTCTCGGCGTCGCGGGCGGGTCGCTGGACCCGGACAGCTCGACCGGCCGGCTCAGCCCGCTGGCCTCTCCCAGCCCGCCGGCCTGGGTCCTCATCGGTGGCGCCGTGCTCACGGCAGGCGCCGTCCTGCTGCGGACGAGAAGGGACTGCGGGTGGAGGAACCTGCTCCGGCAGCGATCCTGGGACCCTGTCGTGGCGACCACCCTGATCGGGCTGTCGGGCGGCACCCTGTACGCCCTGCACGGCCCCTGGATGTACACCAGCCTTCTTCCCCACGCACTGAACCAATCCGTGTCGCCCGATGGCGTCCCGGTCTGGGAGATGCTGGTGCTGCTGGCGGCGGTCATGGCCGGCGCAGCCTGGGCGGCATTCCTGTCCGGGCGGAGCCGGCTGAGGATCAGCGTCGGGCAGGCGGGGCGCTGCATGTTCGGCGGCGGGCTGATGGGAGTGGGCGGCGCGCTGTCCATCGGCGGCAACGACGTCATGGTCCTGCATACCATTCCAGCCCTGGCCCCCAGCGGAATCGCCGGCCTCGCCGCGATCTTCCTGGGCTCCCTCGCCGCCATCCTGGCGAACCGCGCATATCGCCGGCTCCTGGCGCGATAG
- a CDS encoding MFS transporter codes for MTETMTQRTTRPGLVLFALAMGGFAIGTTEFAVMSLVPYFAEGLGIDEPTAGHVISAYALGVVVGAPIIAVLAARLSRRTLLLGLMVLFAVANVLSALAPSYGWMLAFRFLSGLPHGAYFGVAALVAASLVPANRRTQAVSRVMLGLTVATVIGVPLANWMGQALGWRWGFGVVGVLAAITVALVWALAPKDRPQPGASPLRELGALKRPQVWLTLGVGAIGFGGMFAVYTYLANTLMAVTGVSPEIVPLVLCVFGLGLTAGNLIAAWAADRALMPTAGGLLLWSAASLALFPFAAGNVWAVTLTVFLIGCGGGLGTVLQTRLMDVAEDAQTLAAALNHSAFNTANALGPWLGGMSIAAGHGWTSTGWVGCALALGGFAIWAVSVLADRQRPEAVLSSPGA; via the coding sequence ATGACAGAGACAATGACGCAGCGCACAACCCGACCGGGGCTGGTGCTCTTCGCGCTTGCCATGGGCGGGTTCGCCATCGGCACGACCGAGTTCGCGGTGATGAGCCTGGTACCCTATTTCGCCGAGGGCCTCGGGATCGACGAACCCACGGCGGGCCATGTGATCAGCGCCTATGCGCTGGGCGTGGTGGTGGGCGCGCCGATCATCGCGGTGCTGGCCGCCCGGCTGTCCCGGCGCACCCTGCTTCTCGGCCTCATGGTCCTGTTCGCCGTCGCCAATGTGTTGAGCGCGCTGGCCCCCTCCTATGGCTGGATGCTGGCCTTCCGGTTCCTGAGCGGCCTGCCCCACGGGGCCTATTTCGGCGTGGCGGCGCTGGTGGCCGCGTCGCTGGTGCCGGCCAACCGCCGCACGCAGGCGGTGTCCCGCGTCATGCTGGGGCTGACCGTCGCCACCGTGATCGGCGTGCCGCTGGCGAACTGGATGGGGCAGGCGCTGGGATGGCGCTGGGGCTTCGGCGTGGTCGGCGTCCTGGCCGCCATCACCGTGGCGCTGGTCTGGGCGCTTGCGCCGAAGGACCGGCCGCAGCCGGGCGCCAGCCCGCTGCGGGAGCTGGGCGCCCTGAAGCGCCCGCAGGTCTGGCTGACCCTGGGCGTCGGCGCCATCGGCTTCGGCGGCATGTTCGCCGTCTACACCTATCTCGCCAACACGCTGATGGCGGTGACGGGGGTGTCGCCGGAGATCGTGCCGCTGGTCCTGTGCGTGTTCGGTCTGGGCCTGACGGCGGGCAATCTCATTGCCGCCTGGGCGGCCGACCGGGCCCTGATGCCCACGGCCGGCGGCCTGCTGCTGTGGAGCGCGGCATCCCTGGCCCTGTTCCCCTTCGCCGCCGGCAATGTCTGGGCGGTCACGCTGACCGTGTTCCTGATCGGCTGCGGCGGCGGTCTCGGCACCGTGCTCCAGACCCGGCTCATGGATGTGGCGGAGGATGCGCAGACCCTGGCCGCCGCCCTGAACCACAGCGCCTTCAACACGGCGAACGCGCTGGGTCCCTGGCTGGGGGGCATGTCCATCGCGGCTGGCCACGGCTGGACCTCCACCGGCTGGGTGGGCTGCGCCCTGGCCCTGGGCGGCTTCGCCATCTGGGCCGTCTCCGTCCTGGCCGACCGCCAGCGGCCGGAAGCGGTTCTGTCTTCGCCCGGCGCCTGA
- a CDS encoding LysR family transcriptional regulator, producing the protein MPGNLRARLGAGNADCPSVAFVQNEGSGVRMRFDLVDLRLFLNVVECGSITGGAERSNLALASASARIGGMEQTLGAPLLGRMPRGVTPTAAGQVLADHARVVLAQVERMRGDLAGYAAGLRVGLKLLANTVAASEFLPDPLADFLAGNLPVDVELQVLPSRRIVELVAAGAADLGVLAAHAGTEGLETVPFRLDRLVVAAPPAHPAAGRDSIRFRDLLEERLVGLPAQSALTLHLEDHAAKLGRRMDVRVRLGDFGGICRLVSRGVGLAVVPEAAALRHDPGRLRIIPLAEPWAVRQLVICMRSRAHLSPPATRLLACLTAAGEGGG; encoded by the coding sequence ATGCCGGGCAATCTGCGCGCCCGGCTTGGGGCTGGCAATGCGGATTGCCCGAGCGTAGCCTTCGTCCAGAACGAAGGGAGTGGGGTGCGGATGCGGTTCGATCTGGTGGATCTCCGCCTGTTCCTGAATGTGGTGGAATGCGGCAGCATCACCGGCGGGGCGGAACGGTCCAACCTGGCGCTGGCTTCCGCCAGCGCCAGGATCGGCGGCATGGAGCAGACGCTGGGCGCGCCGCTGCTGGGGCGGATGCCGCGCGGCGTGACGCCGACCGCCGCGGGGCAGGTGCTGGCCGACCATGCGCGGGTGGTCCTGGCGCAGGTGGAACGGATGCGCGGCGACTTGGCCGGCTATGCCGCCGGGCTGCGGGTCGGGCTGAAGCTGCTGGCGAACACCGTCGCGGCCAGTGAATTCCTGCCCGACCCTCTCGCCGACTTCCTGGCCGGGAATCTACCGGTCGATGTGGAGCTTCAGGTGCTGCCCAGCCGCCGGATCGTGGAGCTGGTGGCCGCCGGGGCGGCCGATCTCGGCGTGCTGGCCGCCCATGCCGGGACGGAGGGGCTGGAAACGGTTCCGTTCCGGCTCGACCGGCTGGTGGTGGCAGCGCCCCCGGCCCATCCGGCCGCTGGCCGGGACAGCATCCGCTTCCGCGACCTGCTGGAGGAGCGGCTGGTCGGGCTTCCGGCGCAGAGCGCCTTGACCCTGCATCTTGAGGACCATGCCGCCAAGCTCGGCCGGCGCATGGATGTGCGGGTCAGGCTGGGCGATTTCGGCGGCATCTGCCGGCTTGTCTCAAGGGGCGTCGGGCTGGCCGTGGTGCCGGAGGCGGCGGCGCTCCGGCACGATCCCGGCCGGCTGCGCATCATTCCCCTGGCGGAGCCCTGGGCGGTGCGGCAGCTCGTCATCTGCATGCGCAGCCGCGCCCACCTCTCCCCGCCTGCCACCCGCCTTCTGGCTTGCTTGACCGCGGCGGGGGAAGGCGGCGGCTGA
- a CDS encoding sulfite exporter TauE/SafE family protein, with translation METTLILLTAAVFVLAGFVKGVVGLGLPTVALALLGLMMSPAEAAALLVVPSVVTNIGQMLDGGPLRPILLRLLPMLAGICAATFVAALVLPAATGEWASGLLGLALAVSAAMNLLKLEPGIPHGREKPTAVAVGAVNGVVTVATGVFVMPSVPFLRALNLPRDDFVRALGLSFTVSSTTLALALMAQGVFRSDVALGSALALLPALAGMKVGALCRHRLAGPVFKTLFDSSLLLLGLFMIAKALG, from the coding sequence ATGGAAACAACTCTGATCCTTCTCACCGCTGCCGTGTTCGTCCTGGCGGGCTTCGTCAAGGGCGTAGTCGGGCTGGGCCTGCCGACCGTGGCGCTGGCGTTGCTTGGCCTGATGATGTCCCCGGCCGAGGCCGCCGCCCTGCTGGTGGTGCCGTCCGTGGTCACCAATATCGGCCAGATGCTGGATGGCGGTCCCCTGCGCCCGATCCTGCTGCGGCTTCTGCCGATGCTGGCCGGGATCTGCGCTGCGACCTTCGTGGCCGCCTTGGTGCTGCCCGCTGCGACGGGGGAGTGGGCCAGCGGGCTGCTAGGGCTGGCGCTGGCTGTCAGCGCCGCGATGAATCTGCTGAAGCTGGAGCCGGGCATACCGCATGGCCGGGAGAAGCCGACCGCGGTGGCGGTAGGGGCGGTGAACGGCGTCGTCACCGTCGCGACCGGCGTGTTCGTGATGCCGTCGGTGCCCTTCCTGCGGGCGCTGAACCTGCCGCGGGACGATTTCGTCCGGGCGCTCGGCCTGTCCTTCACCGTGTCCAGCACGACGCTGGCGCTTGCCCTGATGGCCCAGGGGGTGTTCCGCAGCGACGTGGCGCTGGGGTCGGCGCTGGCCTTGCTGCCCGCCCTGGCGGGCATGAAGGTCGGTGCGCTCTGCCGTCACCGGCTGGCCGGACCGGTCTTCAAGACCTTGTTCGACAGCAGCCTGCTGCTGCTGGGTCTTTTCATGATTGCCAAGGCATTGGGCTGA
- a CDS encoding L-lactate permease encodes MESSLHFFLALVPIAVVFLLLVVLRWSARTTMAVTFVVTAAIALLVWGTAPALVGAASVVGVVTALNILFIVFGAILLLYTLEESGAIHAIRRGFIAISPDRRVQAILIAWLFGSLIEGASGFGTPAAIAAPLLLAIGFPAMAAVLSSLIIQSTPVSFGAVGTPMLVGVNTGLNGQQVVTSAIGDMPFIDYLYTIATQVALTHAIIGFLIPVIMVSMLTRFFGANRSFAEGFRIWPFALFAGLAFTIPYYIVAALFGPEFPSLLGGLIGLLIVVPAARAGLFMPKDVFDFPPRPEWEERWSGSLEKVEHVAEHGQRMSLLKAWMPYVLVSLLLVATRVIPDLKGLLTSPALTLAWTGVFGTSLNASSQPFYLPGFIFILVSLITWAWHGMGQGGSYGRAWSMAGSTMIKAGPTLLLAVPMVQVFINSAAGDLRSMPLVLAAGVSDLVGESWPLVSPWIGAMGAFIAGSNTVSNMMFSLFQFSTAVNIGLSAAGAAVVVALQAVGGAAGNMICVHNVVAASATVGLVNREGDLIRMALIPMTYYVIQAGLLGMGFLSGNILWWIAAAVWAVIVLAAMRMSGNNSRAKTA; translated from the coding sequence ATGGAGTCTTCACTTCACTTCTTCCTGGCCTTGGTGCCGATCGCGGTCGTGTTCTTGTTACTGGTTGTTCTGCGCTGGTCGGCGCGGACCACCATGGCAGTAACCTTCGTCGTGACGGCGGCCATCGCGCTGCTGGTGTGGGGCACGGCCCCGGCGCTGGTGGGGGCGGCCTCGGTAGTCGGTGTGGTCACCGCGCTGAACATCCTGTTCATCGTCTTCGGCGCAATTCTTCTGCTCTATACGCTGGAGGAGAGCGGGGCCATTCATGCGATCCGGCGTGGCTTCATCGCCATCTCGCCGGACCGCCGGGTGCAGGCCATCCTCATCGCCTGGCTGTTCGGCTCCCTGATCGAGGGCGCGTCGGGCTTCGGCACGCCAGCGGCCATCGCGGCCCCGCTGCTGCTGGCCATCGGCTTCCCGGCCATGGCGGCGGTGCTGTCCTCCCTGATCATCCAGAGCACGCCGGTATCCTTCGGCGCTGTCGGCACCCCGATGCTGGTGGGCGTGAATACCGGTCTGAACGGTCAGCAGGTGGTGACCAGCGCCATCGGCGACATGCCGTTCATCGATTATCTCTACACCATCGCGACCCAGGTCGCGCTGACGCACGCCATCATCGGCTTCCTGATCCCGGTGATCATGGTGTCCATGCTGACGCGCTTCTTCGGGGCCAACCGGTCCTTCGCGGAAGGCTTCCGGATCTGGCCGTTCGCGCTGTTCGCCGGTCTCGCCTTCACCATCCCCTATTACATCGTGGCCGCGCTCTTCGGGCCTGAGTTCCCGTCGCTGCTGGGCGGTCTGATCGGCCTGCTGATCGTGGTGCCTGCGGCCCGCGCCGGCCTTTTCATGCCGAAGGACGTCTTCGACTTCCCGCCCCGGCCGGAGTGGGAGGAGCGCTGGTCCGGCAGCCTGGAGAAGGTGGAGCATGTGGCCGAGCACGGCCAGCGCATGTCGCTGCTGAAGGCCTGGATGCCCTATGTCCTGGTCTCGCTGCTGCTGGTGGCCACCCGCGTCATTCCGGATCTGAAGGGTCTGCTTACCTCGCCGGCGCTGACCCTGGCCTGGACCGGCGTGTTCGGCACCTCGCTGAATGCCAGCTCGCAGCCCTTCTACCTGCCGGGCTTCATCTTCATCCTGGTGTCGCTGATCACCTGGGCCTGGCACGGCATGGGCCAGGGCGGCAGCTACGGCCGGGCCTGGAGCATGGCCGGATCGACCATGATCAAGGCCGGCCCGACCCTGTTGCTGGCCGTGCCGATGGTGCAGGTCTTCATCAATTCCGCCGCGGGCGACCTGCGCAGCATGCCGCTGGTGCTGGCCGCCGGCGTGTCGGATCTGGTGGGTGAGAGCTGGCCGCTGGTGTCGCCCTGGATCGGGGCGATGGGCGCCTTCATCGCCGGCTCGAACACTGTCAGCAACATGATGTTCTCGCTGTTCCAGTTCTCCACCGCCGTCAATATCGGGCTCAGCGCCGCCGGCGCTGCGGTCGTGGTGGCGCTGCAGGCGGTCGGCGGTGCTGCGGGCAACATGATCTGCGTGCACAATGTGGTCGCCGCCTCGGCCACCGTCGGTCTGGTCAACCGTGAGGGCGACCTGATCCGCATGGCGCTGATCCCCATGACCTACTATGTGATCCAGGCCGGGTTGCTGGGCATGGGCTTCCTGTCCGGCAACATCCTCTGGTGGATCGCGGCGGCGGTCTGGGCCGTCATCGTCCTGGCCGCCATGCGGATGAGCGGCAACAACAGCCGCGCGAAGACCGCGTAA